A window from Opitutia bacterium ISCC 52 encodes these proteins:
- a CDS encoding DUF1501 domain-containing protein: protein MNTDSNHNSHSGNSECHNYTQLSQNPLTMTRRYFFGKAAKGLGGVALASLLNENLLGASSDGNGLPGLPHFAPKAKRVIYLFQSGGPSQLELFDYKPQLNKLHGQEVPASVFNGQRLTGMTAGQSSFPVARSVYDFKQVGESGIWMNTELLPHLAKVADDLCVIKSMHTEAINHDPAITFFQTGFQIAGRPSIGAWMSYGLGSENENLPAFVAMTSSGSGGGGQPLYDRLWGAGFLPSKHQGVKFAGGKDPVLYLNNPDGMSSEVRRKTLDHIAAMNRMKFDDYGDPEIETRISQYEMAFRMQTSVPELTDVKSEPDSTFDLYGEDAKKPGSYANNCLLARRLVERGVRFVQLFHRGWDAHNNLPRVESRQSDDTDQPTAGLIQDLKQRGMLDDTLIVWGGEFGRTVYCQGELTPVKYGRDHHPRCFSMFMAGGGIKPGMTYGETDEFSYNITENPVSVHDLHATILNQMGVNHKKLTYKFQGRHYRLTDVHGKVVKPILI, encoded by the coding sequence ATGAACACCGATTCAAATCATAATTCTCATTCAGGTAATAGCGAGTGTCACAACTACACTCAGCTTTCGCAAAACCCGTTGACGATGACTCGCCGGTATTTTTTCGGTAAGGCGGCTAAGGGATTAGGGGGTGTGGCATTAGCATCTTTGTTGAATGAAAATTTATTGGGGGCTTCTTCGGATGGTAATGGATTGCCCGGGCTGCCTCACTTTGCTCCCAAAGCGAAACGAGTCATTTATCTCTTTCAGTCAGGTGGCCCATCTCAGCTGGAGCTATTCGATTACAAACCGCAGTTGAATAAGCTTCATGGCCAGGAGGTGCCAGCTTCGGTATTTAATGGTCAGCGATTGACGGGCATGACTGCCGGACAATCTTCGTTTCCTGTTGCTCGCTCAGTCTATGATTTCAAGCAAGTGGGTGAAAGCGGGATATGGATGAACACCGAGCTCCTGCCTCACTTGGCAAAGGTCGCTGATGATTTGTGTGTGATCAAATCCATGCACACCGAGGCGATTAACCACGATCCGGCTATTACCTTTTTTCAAACCGGTTTTCAAATCGCCGGCCGGCCTAGCATTGGAGCCTGGATGTCTTACGGGCTAGGAAGTGAAAATGAAAACCTTCCTGCATTCGTTGCGATGACTTCAAGCGGATCCGGGGGTGGTGGGCAGCCCTTATACGATCGTCTTTGGGGTGCAGGATTTTTGCCTTCGAAGCACCAAGGTGTGAAATTTGCCGGAGGGAAAGATCCCGTCCTGTATTTGAATAACCCTGACGGGATGAGTAGCGAGGTTCGTCGCAAGACACTCGATCACATTGCCGCCATGAACCGAATGAAGTTCGATGACTATGGCGATCCGGAAATTGAAACGCGTATCTCTCAATATGAAATGGCTTTTCGCATGCAGACATCGGTCCCTGAGTTGACCGATGTTAAAAGCGAGCCCGATAGCACTTTCGATTTGTATGGAGAGGATGCGAAGAAGCCTGGTAGCTACGCGAATAACTGTTTGCTTGCTCGGCGTCTCGTGGAACGCGGCGTTCGGTTTGTGCAGCTCTTTCACCGTGGTTGGGATGCGCACAACAATCTTCCCAGAGTAGAGTCTAGACAATCTGACGATACTGATCAGCCTACGGCAGGCCTCATTCAGGATCTGAAGCAACGTGGAATGCTGGATGACACTTTGATTGTTTGGGGCGGAGAATTTGGACGCACAGTTTATTGCCAAGGAGAATTAACACCGGTTAAGTATGGCCGGGATCACCATCCGCGCTGTTTCTCCATGTTTATGGCCGGAGGTGGTATTAAGCCGGGAATGACTTACGGTGAAACTGACGAGTTCAGTTATAATATTACGGAGAATCCAGTTAGCGTTCACGATTTACATGCCACCATTTTGAATCAAATGGGCGTGAATCATAAAAAGCTCACCTACAAGTTTCAGGGGCGTCACTATCGGCTTACGGATGTCCATGGTAAGGTTGTGAAACCGATTCTGATATAA
- a CDS encoding sulfatase-like hydrolase/transferase, with translation MALKNTFTTFLIFLLAWSVLSADDRPNIVFVMADDQGWGQVGYYNHPYLKTPNLDAMAAAGLRFDRFYAGGPVCSPTRASVLSGRTHNRTGVWNHGAPFRLQETTIAHALKELGYATGHFGKWHLNGIRGPGVPVLGDDRTSPGALGFEHWLTVTNFFDIDPVMSRMGKFEEFKGDSSEVIVGEALNYMKRQKEGPFFTVIWYGSPHDPMVASDEDRAPFAHLTDKEQHHYGELVALDRSIGTLRKGLRDMGIADNTLIWYCSDNGGLPPFGPATVGGLRGFKGSMWEGGLRVPGIIEWPAVIKKGRVIKHPAGVVDMFPTVLDILGHDLTPMLQPNDGMSIYHIIQGDDTEVRPRPLGFHSDGRAAIVDNDYKLVVENIEDGIPQLFDLIQDPKESKNLFYEEPEVASDMMQKYAAFNNSVQGSIRGEDYPEGRVDPNQPPRIFWWEMEAYEPYFDEWAKRPEYAPRLRAYIKSKK, from the coding sequence ATGGCTCTCAAAAACACGTTTACTACTTTCCTGATTTTCCTTTTAGCGTGGTCCGTTCTTTCAGCGGATGACCGCCCTAACATCGTCTTCGTCATGGCCGATGACCAGGGGTGGGGGCAAGTGGGGTATTATAACCATCCATACCTTAAAACGCCGAACCTCGACGCCATGGCCGCAGCCGGCCTGCGCTTCGATCGTTTCTATGCCGGTGGACCCGTTTGCTCACCCACGCGCGCATCCGTATTGAGTGGTCGCACGCACAATCGGACTGGAGTTTGGAATCACGGTGCTCCCTTTCGTCTGCAGGAAACAACCATCGCCCACGCGCTCAAGGAATTGGGCTATGCTACTGGCCATTTCGGCAAATGGCATTTGAACGGTATTCGCGGTCCTGGAGTACCTGTGCTGGGTGATGATAGGACCAGTCCCGGTGCACTCGGATTCGAGCATTGGTTAACCGTGACCAACTTCTTCGATATCGATCCGGTTATGAGTCGCATGGGTAAGTTTGAAGAATTTAAAGGCGACTCTTCTGAGGTCATTGTAGGAGAAGCATTGAATTATATGAAGAGACAGAAGGAGGGCCCATTCTTTACGGTGATCTGGTATGGCTCTCCCCACGACCCCATGGTGGCGAGCGACGAGGATCGAGCTCCCTTTGCTCACCTTACAGATAAGGAGCAACATCACTATGGAGAGCTAGTCGCGCTCGATCGCAGTATTGGCACTCTAAGGAAGGGGCTTCGTGACATGGGCATCGCTGACAATACGCTGATCTGGTACTGCTCGGATAATGGAGGCCTGCCTCCTTTTGGCCCGGCTACGGTAGGAGGACTTCGTGGATTTAAAGGATCCATGTGGGAAGGCGGTTTACGCGTTCCTGGTATCATCGAATGGCCTGCTGTTATCAAGAAAGGCCGTGTGATTAAGCACCCGGCTGGGGTAGTAGATATGTTTCCCACCGTATTGGACATCTTGGGGCATGACTTGACTCCTATGCTTCAGCCCAATGACGGCATGAGTATTTATCATATTATTCAGGGGGATGACACTGAGGTGCGACCGAGGCCCTTGGGATTTCACTCCGATGGTCGTGCGGCTATTGTAGACAACGACTACAAACTGGTCGTCGAAAATATCGAAGATGGAATTCCTCAGCTCTTTGATCTGATACAGGATCCCAAAGAATCGAAAAACCTCTTTTACGAGGAACCGGAAGTGGCCTCTGATATGATGCAAAAATACGCCGCTTTCAACAACTCGGTCCAAGGAAGCATTCGAGGTGAGGACTACCCGGAAGGTCGAGTGGATCCCAATCAGCCTCCGCGCATATTCTGGTGGGAGATGGAAGCGTATGAGCCTTATTTCGATGAGTGGGCTAAGAGACCCGAATATGCCCCTCGTTTAAGAGCTTATATAAAATCTAAGAAGTAA
- a CDS encoding sugar kinase — translation MKTIVTFGEIMGRLCPFGFKRFRQTLPGDINLTFAGAEANVAASISMLGGKARFVTALPKHDVTEACLANLRGLGVDSDSIVLTDEGRLGLYWVEAGANQRPSRVIYDRDYSSVSMTPADAYDWDAITDGAGWLHTTGITPALSEQSAEATLEAVKRAKAAGLTVSCDLNFRKKLWRWEPGTSANDLAQKTIRRILPHVDVVIANEEDASDVLSIHAENTDVHSGKIDATKYKQVAEIIVSQFPNVKKVAITLRESISASHNNWGAMLYDAESKQSVFSPDNGADYEPFEIRNIVDRVGGGDSFGAGLIFALNTPELSEPGAAIDFAVASSCLAHSIYGDYNFSTQEEVEALIKSGGSGRVVR, via the coding sequence ATGAAAACGATCGTAACTTTTGGTGAAATTATGGGCCGCTTGTGCCCTTTCGGTTTCAAACGCTTCCGCCAGACTCTACCTGGGGATATTAATCTTACTTTTGCAGGAGCAGAAGCCAATGTCGCTGCCTCGATAAGTATGCTGGGTGGCAAAGCTCGTTTTGTCACAGCTCTTCCAAAACACGATGTTACGGAAGCTTGCCTGGCAAACCTTCGTGGACTGGGTGTGGATTCAGATAGCATCGTGCTCACGGACGAAGGCCGCCTGGGACTTTATTGGGTAGAAGCTGGCGCCAACCAGCGCCCTAGCCGAGTCATTTACGATCGCGATTACTCATCCGTTAGCATGACTCCAGCCGATGCCTATGATTGGGATGCGATCACAGACGGAGCCGGCTGGCTTCACACCACAGGCATTACTCCTGCCCTCTCAGAGCAATCCGCAGAGGCAACCCTGGAAGCAGTAAAACGCGCCAAAGCAGCAGGCCTTACCGTTTCCTGTGACCTGAATTTCCGCAAGAAACTCTGGCGCTGGGAACCAGGAACTTCAGCCAACGATCTGGCCCAAAAAACAATTCGCCGCATACTTCCTCACGTAGATGTGGTAATCGCCAATGAAGAGGATGCCTCAGATGTGCTTAGTATCCACGCTGAGAATACAGACGTACATTCCGGAAAGATCGATGCGACCAAATACAAGCAAGTTGCTGAAATAATCGTAAGCCAATTTCCTAACGTAAAAAAGGTAGCGATCACCTTGCGCGAAAGTATTTCTGCCTCGCATAACAATTGGGGAGCCATGCTTTACGATGCCGAAAGCAAGCAAAGCGTTTTCTCGCCCGATAATGGCGCTGACTATGAGCCCTTTGAAATTCGCAATATTGTAGACCGTGTGGGTGGCGGCGACTCCTTTGGCGCTGGACTCATATTCGCACTCAATACACCGGAGCTTTCTGAGCCAGGAGCAGCCATTGATTTCGCAGTAGCCTCCTCCTGCTTGGCCCACTCGATTTATGGAGACTACAACTTCTCCACCCAAGAGGAAGTCGAAGCGCTGATCAAGTCTGGCGGATCAGGCCGCGTAGTCCGGTAG
- a CDS encoding sugar phosphate isomerase/epimerase, whose amino-acid sequence MKVSRRVFLQKSTLASAFLAGGATLPLSLSGGEAFIRPGQPRFKLSLAAYSFRKQFSWFKGNPQSPADASKPMDMFKFIDFCADHNCDGAELTSYFFPVDADLAYYNQLKHHAYVRGVTIHGTAIGNDFSLPKGIKLDYQIEAAKAGLDQAAALGAGHVRFFAGTGKGFSQGRDRINNAVESLKVCCDYAGERGVFVGVENHGDITPDLLLEIIEKVDSPWIGINLDTGNFFSDTPYIDLERCALHTVNVQVKVNMQTPAPERKRYPADFDRIADILKRANYQGYVVLEFEEDDAFKEIPPYLKKLDSALDS is encoded by the coding sequence ATGAAAGTATCTAGACGCGTATTTCTTCAAAAAAGTACCCTCGCTTCAGCCTTTTTGGCTGGTGGCGCTACACTCCCACTTTCCTTGTCTGGCGGGGAAGCCTTTATTCGCCCCGGACAGCCGCGCTTTAAGCTGTCGCTAGCTGCCTATTCGTTTCGCAAGCAGTTTAGCTGGTTCAAGGGCAATCCACAATCACCTGCCGATGCCTCAAAGCCCATGGACATGTTTAAGTTCATCGACTTCTGCGCAGATCACAATTGCGACGGAGCAGAGCTCACCTCCTACTTCTTTCCCGTGGATGCCGACCTAGCCTATTACAACCAGCTCAAGCATCACGCCTATGTTCGTGGAGTAACCATACATGGCACCGCGATTGGCAACGATTTCTCCCTCCCTAAAGGAATTAAACTGGATTACCAGATTGAGGCCGCTAAGGCGGGACTCGATCAAGCCGCCGCATTGGGGGCTGGCCACGTCCGCTTTTTTGCTGGAACCGGAAAGGGCTTCAGCCAGGGACGCGACCGTATCAACAACGCCGTCGAATCATTAAAGGTCTGTTGCGATTATGCAGGAGAGCGAGGCGTTTTTGTAGGTGTCGAAAATCATGGAGATATTACGCCGGACCTGCTGCTTGAAATCATTGAGAAAGTCGACAGTCCATGGATTGGCATCAACTTGGACACCGGAAACTTCTTTTCCGATACTCCCTACATTGATCTCGAGCGTTGTGCGCTCCACACCGTAAATGTGCAGGTGAAAGTGAATATGCAAACACCCGCTCCGGAGCGAAAACGCTACCCGGCCGATTTTGATCGCATTGCGGACATCCTCAAACGAGCCAATTACCAAGGATACGTGGTTCTTGAGTTTGAAGAAGATGATGCCTTTAAGGAAATCCCTCCGTATTTGAAGAAATTGGATTCTGCCTTAGACTCTTAA
- a CDS encoding cyclase family protein, giving the protein MRLRLCLVLCTVVFVPLLSSADHHKKLNADDIKDMAAELSNWGRWGADDQKGALNLITPAKRVEAAGLVKKGISVSLARDVIKTIEPDNPRPFMHTMVGYGKQWNSDNYSVSYHGFAHSHLDALCHYMHNGKLYNGFSADEVTEKGAAKLDVRNAKEGIFTRGVLIDAAKLKGVKYLEPGTPLYPEDLDAWEKMSGVKIRSGDAVLLYTGRWARRDELGPWSSGAAGLHASCAPWLKERDIAVMGSDGGSDVSPSQVEGVGSPIHMMMLYVMGVPILDNLELERLAKQCEELGSYEFLLTTAPIPVEGGTGSPLNPIATF; this is encoded by the coding sequence ATGCGCCTTCGACTCTGTCTCGTTCTGTGTACGGTGGTCTTTGTCCCCCTTCTTTCTTCAGCAGACCATCATAAAAAACTTAACGCAGACGACATTAAGGACATGGCCGCCGAGCTCTCAAACTGGGGTCGCTGGGGAGCGGACGATCAGAAGGGAGCTCTTAACTTAATAACCCCCGCCAAACGCGTTGAAGCAGCTGGACTCGTTAAAAAAGGTATTTCGGTTTCACTCGCCAGGGACGTCATCAAAACCATAGAGCCAGATAACCCCCGTCCCTTCATGCATACCATGGTAGGATATGGTAAGCAGTGGAATTCAGATAATTACTCAGTCTCATACCACGGATTCGCACACTCTCATTTAGATGCCCTCTGCCACTACATGCACAATGGGAAATTGTACAATGGATTTTCCGCTGATGAGGTAACCGAAAAGGGAGCTGCTAAGCTGGATGTCCGCAATGCCAAGGAAGGCATATTCACCCGCGGTGTGCTCATCGATGCCGCCAAACTAAAAGGCGTGAAGTACCTGGAACCCGGAACTCCCTTGTATCCAGAAGACCTGGACGCCTGGGAGAAAATGTCGGGAGTCAAAATTCGCTCCGGCGACGCAGTACTGCTCTACACAGGTCGCTGGGCTCGCCGCGATGAACTAGGACCCTGGTCATCTGGAGCAGCCGGACTTCATGCTTCCTGCGCACCCTGGTTAAAAGAGCGAGATATCGCCGTGATGGGTAGCGATGGAGGAAGCGATGTAAGCCCTTCGCAAGTGGAAGGTGTCGGCTCACCTATTCACATGATGATGCTCTACGTGATGGGCGTGCCTATCCTGGACAATCTCGAGCTTGAGCGACTCGCAAAGCAATGCGAAGAGCTAGGCAGTTACGAATTTCTGCTGACAACGGCTCCAATTCCTGTGGAAGGTGGAACGGGTTCACCTTTGAATCCGATTGCAACTTTTTAA
- a CDS encoding DUF1553 domain-containing protein, with amino-acid sequence MKTTLKVFFITVSWLCVVSISWAKVDFTREILPLLSDNCFKCHGPDSNTREADLRLDTPEGAFGDLGGGYFPVVPGKPEESELIWHISAEDEEDLMPPPDSELTLSEADKQLLRQWIEEGAEWERHWSFEPVARPVLPDVYQKKWPRNGIDRFILARLEEEGLSPIEQADKVTLIRRVTLDLTGLPPTPGEVDAFLADKRENAYERLVDRLLDSPRYGESMALPWLDAARYADTDGYQNDGPRDMWRWRDWVIDAYNNNMPFDQFTVEQLAGDLLLNPTLDQIIATGFNRNHRYNSESGLVPEEFRLENAVDRVDTTSTVWMGLTMACARCHDHKYDPFSTKEYYQLISYFNSITESGRAVKFANSEPFITTPTKQQQSILKKKDQGIARAQRALESQRSAIQQAQVQWESAKPGHLSEKHFGKQGLVRYYSFNGNDAGVSVLQGQPLFSSGVMGTAAYLDGDSQFMVESDPILVTEKRWSISFWMKPDSLEDSVIMSRQEVSTARPGVTLELKDGRLQFYVMTRWIAGVSAVETIQDLTPGEWIHVTVSNDGSYRAKGLKIYLDGKAVPTRVLHNTNSNKGVSAKNAKFRVGGGVVGNNYKGMVDELRVYDRTLWDDEIVLLAASGSIGEIQSLKPKHRSPGASAKLSAYFLENVAPESYRALASAFFDARLERLKYHDSLPTTMIMEELAAPRETHVRRRGVYHDFGEKVGRVLPEFLTPEGANFDPNRLGLAKWLVSGTHPLTGRVAANRYWLKYFGRGLVKTAEDFGIQGERPSHPELLDWLADEFFRMDWDVKAMQKLIVMSATYRQSSRITGKLLETDPENVLYARGPRQRLSAHTTRDQALALSGLLVETIGGPSVSPYQPDKLWEDLSNMKYEQSKGDDLYRRSLYTIWKRTLPPPSMAVMDAADRESCIVSPKRTNTPLQALTLLNEKAFVEAARNLGERILTEGGSSVRDQVLFAFRTVAGRRPKSAEQSLLETAYRDYRALYAEDMESAKKLISVGESKPTADLNPIQLAAATTFANMLLNLDEVVTKE; translated from the coding sequence GTGAAAACTACCCTAAAAGTCTTCTTTATTACTGTATCCTGGTTGTGCGTGGTCTCTATTTCCTGGGCAAAAGTCGATTTTACTCGGGAAATTCTGCCATTGCTCTCGGACAACTGTTTCAAGTGCCACGGACCGGACTCGAATACGCGTGAAGCTGATTTACGGCTCGATACGCCTGAAGGAGCCTTTGGCGACCTGGGAGGTGGTTATTTTCCTGTCGTTCCAGGGAAACCTGAAGAGAGTGAGCTCATCTGGCATATTTCTGCTGAGGATGAAGAAGATTTAATGCCGCCGCCCGATTCTGAACTCACGCTTTCTGAGGCAGACAAGCAATTACTGCGTCAGTGGATTGAAGAAGGGGCGGAATGGGAGAGACATTGGTCATTTGAACCTGTCGCACGCCCAGTGTTGCCGGACGTGTATCAGAAGAAATGGCCGCGTAACGGGATTGATCGCTTTATACTTGCTCGACTGGAGGAAGAAGGACTTTCACCCATTGAACAAGCGGATAAAGTAACTTTAATAAGGCGGGTGACCTTGGACCTCACCGGATTACCTCCGACTCCTGGCGAAGTAGATGCTTTTCTGGCCGACAAAAGAGAGAATGCCTATGAGCGCTTGGTCGATCGTCTGCTCGATTCTCCACGGTATGGAGAGAGTATGGCTTTGCCGTGGTTGGACGCCGCACGCTATGCCGATACAGATGGCTACCAGAACGATGGTCCTAGAGATATGTGGCGTTGGCGTGACTGGGTGATTGATGCCTACAACAACAATATGCCCTTCGATCAATTTACGGTGGAGCAGTTGGCTGGAGACCTGTTGCTAAACCCAACCCTCGATCAGATCATTGCAACGGGGTTTAACCGAAACCATCGCTATAATTCGGAATCGGGATTGGTTCCAGAGGAGTTCAGATTAGAAAATGCCGTCGATCGGGTAGATACCACTTCTACGGTATGGATGGGATTAACCATGGCGTGCGCCCGTTGCCACGATCACAAATACGATCCCTTTTCGACCAAGGAATACTACCAGCTTATTTCCTATTTTAATAGCATCACCGAGTCGGGCAGGGCAGTAAAATTTGCAAACTCGGAGCCATTCATCACGACACCGACAAAGCAGCAGCAATCAATTCTGAAAAAGAAGGATCAAGGAATTGCTCGCGCACAGCGTGCATTGGAGTCCCAGCGGTCAGCGATTCAGCAGGCGCAGGTGCAATGGGAGTCAGCCAAGCCTGGTCATTTATCGGAGAAGCATTTTGGGAAGCAGGGTTTGGTTCGGTATTACTCGTTTAATGGCAACGATGCGGGAGTCAGTGTTCTGCAAGGACAACCTCTGTTTAGTAGCGGTGTCATGGGGACGGCAGCTTACTTGGATGGCGATAGCCAGTTTATGGTCGAGAGTGATCCGATCTTGGTGACTGAAAAGCGCTGGAGCATTTCGTTTTGGATGAAACCTGATTCGCTTGAAGATTCGGTTATCATGTCGCGTCAGGAAGTCAGTACAGCCCGTCCTGGAGTTACCCTGGAGTTGAAGGACGGTCGTTTGCAGTTTTATGTGATGACGCGGTGGATCGCCGGCGTAAGTGCTGTTGAAACCATTCAAGACCTAACTCCAGGAGAATGGATACATGTGACAGTTTCCAACGATGGATCTTATCGGGCCAAAGGGTTGAAGATTTATCTTGATGGAAAAGCTGTTCCTACTCGTGTGTTACATAACACTAATAGCAATAAGGGCGTATCTGCCAAAAATGCCAAATTCCGGGTGGGTGGCGGTGTAGTTGGAAACAATTACAAAGGTATGGTGGATGAGTTAAGGGTCTATGATCGGACGCTCTGGGATGATGAAATAGTCCTGCTAGCTGCATCTGGTTCTATTGGTGAAATCCAAAGCTTGAAACCGAAGCATCGATCTCCTGGGGCTTCGGCAAAGCTAAGCGCTTACTTTCTGGAAAATGTGGCCCCAGAGTCCTATCGAGCATTAGCGAGTGCCTTCTTTGACGCACGACTCGAGCGCTTGAAATACCACGACTCCCTCCCTACCACTATGATTATGGAGGAGCTGGCTGCTCCAAGAGAGACGCATGTCCGAAGGCGTGGGGTTTATCATGATTTTGGAGAGAAAGTAGGGCGTGTACTTCCCGAGTTTCTAACGCCTGAAGGCGCTAACTTTGACCCAAATCGTTTAGGCCTGGCTAAATGGCTCGTAAGTGGAACGCATCCTTTGACGGGTAGGGTGGCGGCTAACCGGTACTGGTTGAAGTATTTTGGTCGAGGTTTGGTTAAGACCGCTGAGGATTTTGGTATACAAGGAGAAAGGCCCAGCCACCCAGAGCTGTTGGATTGGTTGGCCGATGAATTTTTTCGTATGGATTGGGATGTGAAAGCGATGCAGAAACTCATTGTTATGAGTGCGACCTATCGACAGTCGTCGCGCATTACGGGTAAATTACTGGAGACGGATCCTGAGAATGTTCTTTATGCTCGTGGGCCTCGTCAGCGCCTCTCTGCGCATACGACTCGAGATCAGGCCTTGGCATTGAGCGGTTTGTTGGTGGAAACCATTGGTGGCCCATCGGTGAGTCCGTATCAGCCGGATAAACTATGGGAAGACTTGAGCAACATGAAGTATGAGCAGTCGAAGGGGGATGACCTTTACCGTCGTAGCCTGTATACCATTTGGAAACGCACCCTTCCTCCACCTTCCATGGCTGTCATGGATGCAGCAGATCGGGAGTCCTGCATCGTTTCTCCGAAACGTACCAATACACCCTTGCAGGCTCTGACGCTGCTAAATGAAAAGGCCTTTGTTGAGGCTGCCCGTAATTTAGGTGAGCGCATTTTAACCGAAGGAGGAAGCTCGGTTCGCGATCAGGTTTTATTTGCCTTCAGAACCGTAGCCGGAAGGCGTCCGAAGTCAGCGGAGCAATCATTGTTGGAGACTGCTTACCGCGATTACCGCGCGTTATATGCTGAGGACATGGAGTCCGCTAAGAAATTAATTTCGGTCGGCGAATCCAAGCCTACCGCTGACCTGAATCCAATTCAGCTTGCTGCAGCGACTACGTTTGCCAATATGCTGCTTAATTTAGATGAGGTTGTAACCAAGGAGTAA
- a CDS encoding DUF362 domain-containing protein, giving the protein MKTNNPSFTVQNFAPTIADKGEVSIPDMVEVKQSFPDDKVADIRATVMKELAQLSELKLKGKSIAITAGSRGISGMAETLRAIVDQLIEWGATPFLVPAMGSHGGATAEGQLAVLENLGITEESMGAPIRSSMDVVELGQIHGDTPVCCDRLAYESDGIIVCNRIKAHTSFVGEHESGLAKMMVIGLGKHVGTNGIHRLGFKRFSEVIPEAASVILNKAPILCGVGLVENAYNQVARVEAISPESIFERERELLKYAKSIMGRILVPEMDILVIDELGKDVSGAGMDPNVIGRSASGISRETDPIIGTIVLRDLSKKTAGNSLGMGMADIICKRAVDKIELTSVYTNAITAGLFLGSKLPLVAASDRDAISIALRAIIGSTSSEKRIVHIPSTKALETIWLSTAFLAEIEGREDMEVIGDARPASFDDSGAMLWPTKR; this is encoded by the coding sequence GTGAAGACAAATAATCCCAGTTTCACCGTCCAGAACTTTGCCCCAACGATAGCCGACAAAGGGGAAGTAAGCATTCCTGATATGGTGGAGGTGAAACAATCCTTCCCGGATGATAAGGTAGCCGATATTCGTGCCACCGTGATGAAGGAACTGGCTCAACTTTCCGAATTGAAATTGAAGGGTAAGTCGATTGCGATCACAGCTGGAAGTCGCGGGATTTCTGGCATGGCGGAAACACTTCGAGCCATTGTCGATCAATTGATTGAGTGGGGAGCGACTCCATTTCTGGTTCCTGCTATGGGAAGTCATGGTGGAGCTACTGCTGAGGGGCAATTGGCCGTATTGGAAAATCTTGGAATTACAGAAGAATCAATGGGTGCACCCATCCGATCTTCCATGGACGTAGTTGAACTGGGTCAGATCCATGGGGATACACCCGTATGCTGTGATCGATTGGCTTATGAGTCGGATGGTATTATTGTTTGTAATCGCATCAAAGCACACACGAGTTTCGTGGGTGAGCATGAAAGTGGACTCGCCAAGATGATGGTGATCGGTCTCGGAAAGCATGTCGGTACCAATGGTATCCATCGTTTAGGCTTTAAAAGGTTTTCCGAAGTCATTCCTGAAGCGGCCTCAGTGATACTCAACAAGGCACCTATTCTGTGTGGGGTTGGTTTGGTGGAAAATGCCTATAATCAAGTCGCACGCGTCGAAGCCATTTCGCCCGAATCGATTTTTGAAAGAGAGCGCGAATTGCTTAAATACGCGAAATCTATCATGGGGCGCATCCTCGTTCCAGAGATGGATATTTTGGTGATTGATGAACTTGGAAAAGATGTCAGTGGTGCCGGAATGGATCCCAATGTCATTGGACGCTCGGCCAGTGGTATTTCGCGAGAAACAGATCCCATTATCGGCACCATTGTTCTTAGGGATCTATCCAAGAAAACGGCTGGAAACTCCCTTGGTATGGGAATGGCGGATATCATCTGCAAAAGAGCCGTGGACAAGATTGAATTAACTAGCGTTTACACCAATGCCATTACGGCAGGTCTCTTTCTGGGGTCTAAGCTCCCGCTTGTAGCTGCTTCCGATCGGGATGCTATCTCCATAGCCTTACGGGCGATTATTGGTTCCACGTCTTCGGAAAAACGCATCGTGCATATTCCAAGCACCAAAGCCCTCGAAACTATTTGGCTCTCCACTGCGTTTCTTGCGGAAATTGAAGGGCGTGAGGACATGGAGGTTATTGGCGACGCCAGACCTGCTAGCTTTGATGATTCCGGTGCCATGCTTTGGCCTACGAAACGTTAA
- a CDS encoding GxxExxY protein, translated as MTDEIKILCDTIRETSYAIHEYHGHGHLEKVYENALKNRLSRMDLNVIQQHPLEVFDEDGTVLGEYFTDLFVEKKLIVEIKAVRALASEHEAQLIGYLKSSRVEHGLLINFGSFEFQIKKFVLSQP; from the coding sequence ATGACTGATGAAATAAAAATACTGTGTGATACAATAAGGGAAACTTCATATGCCATTCATGAATACCATGGACATGGGCACCTCGAAAAAGTTTATGAAAATGCACTCAAAAATCGGCTCTCGAGGATGGATCTTAATGTTATTCAGCAACATCCCCTCGAAGTTTTTGATGAAGATGGCACTGTGCTCGGTGAATATTTTACGGACCTATTTGTAGAGAAGAAACTAATCGTCGAGATCAAAGCCGTCCGAGCCCTAGCTAGTGAGCATGAAGCTCAGTTAATTGGCTACCTCAAATCTAGCCGCGTCGAACATGGATTACTGATCAACTTTGGTTCCTTCGAATTCCAGATCAAGAAATTCGTACTCAGCCAACCCTAG